A portion of the Naumovozyma castellii chromosome 2, complete genome genome contains these proteins:
- the CPR1 gene encoding peptidylprolyl isomerase CPR1 (ancestral locus Anc_8.336), with protein sequence MSNKVYFDVEADGQALGRITFQLYNDVVPKTAENFRALCTGEKGFGYAGSPFHRVIPDFMLQGGDFTAGNGTGGKSIYGGKFPDENFVKKHDRPGLLSMANAGPNTNGSQFFVTTVPCPWLDGKHVVFGEVTDGYDIVKKIETMGSPSGATRARIVIAKSGQL encoded by the coding sequence ATGTCTAACAAGGTATACTTTGACGTCGAAGCCGACGGCCAAGCTTTAGGTCGTATCACTTTCCAATTGTACAATGACGTTGTACCAAAGACTGCTGAAAATTTCAGAGCCTTATGTACCGGTGAAAAGGGGTTCGGTTACGCTGGATCTCCATTCCACAGAGTTATCCCAGATTTCATGTTGCAAGGTGGTGATTTCACCGCCGGTAATGGTACCGGTGGTAAGTCCATCTACGGTGGCAAGTTCCCTGATGAAAATTTCGTCAAGAAGCACGACAGACCTGGTTTGTTGTCCATGGCTAACGCTGGTCCAAACACTAACGGTTCTCAATTCTTCGTCACTACCGTCCCATGTCCATGGTTAGATGGTAAGCATGTCGTCTTCGGTGAAGTCACTGACGGTTACGACATTGTTAAGAAGATTGAAACTATGGGTTCCCCATCCGGTGCCACTAGAGCTAGAATTGTCATCGCCAAGTCTGGTCAATTATAA
- the NCAS0B03430 gene encoding uncharacterized protein yields MAPIISINNTAIDSKIGPILSKSAALITFAAPHFNNDGKKKPLSLKIFTYVTSGICLFVMILVFVLKAVMHVRYGWGSRRISDLKRLKNFFLKPFNFKKKPVENNPPLSTGMAFIFTPTNAISEPYNVPKYTQSLNSNDAGYFDNEGQLHNISDINESNESLNAPPPSFVSIIRPEPAYTSHQSRDSYYYKELPFNNNEITS; encoded by the coding sequence atGGCACCAATAATATCAATTAACAATACTGCTattgattcaaaaattgGTCCGATTCTCTCTAAGAGTGCAGCGTTAATTACTTTTGCTGCACCacatttcaataatgatggtAAAAAGAAGCCATTGTCTTTGAAAATCTTTACTTACGTCACTTCTGGGATTTGTCTGTTTGTTATGATACTGGTATTTGTTCTGAAAGCTGTGATGCATGTAAGATATGGCTGGGGGTCAAGAAGGATCTCCGATTTGAAAcgattgaaaaatttctttttaaaaCCTTTCAACTTTAAGAAAAAACCTGTGGAAAATAATCCACCTTTATCCACTGGAATGGCTTTCATTTTCACTCCAACCAATGCAATTTCGGAACCATATAACGTTCCCAAGTACACtcaatctttgaattcaaATGATGCAGGTTATTTCGATAATGAGGGACAACTTCATAATATAAGTGACATTAACGAGAGCAACGAAAGCTTAAATGCTCCTCCACCAtcatttgtttcaattaTAAGACCAGAACCAGCATACACTAGTCATCAATCAAGAGATAGTTACTATTACAAAGAATTGCcctttaataataatgaaattacaagttaa
- the HOM2 gene encoding aspartate-semialdehyde dehydrogenase (ancestral locus Anc_8.338) — MNKAKLNNKSHNIMVAQKKIAGVLGATGSVGQRFILLLAEHPSFELRVLGASPRSAGKKYIDAVNWKQTDLLPTMAEDIIVTECKSEFFKDCDIVFSGLDADYAGAIEKEFVEAGLAVVSNAKNYRREEDVPLLVPIVNPEHLDIVSNKLEKAKSEGKSKPGFIVCISNCSTAGLVAPLKPLVEKFGPIDALTTTTLQAISGAGFSPGVPGIDILDNIIPYIGGEEDKMEWETKKILGSIAEDKTHIKLLTPEEIKVSAQCNRVAVSDGHTECISLRFKNRPAPSVDAVKQCLRDYVCDAFKLGCHSAPKQTIHVLEQNDRPQPRLDRNRDAGYGVSVGRIREDPVLDFKMVVLSHNTIIGAAGAGVLIAEILLARNMI; from the coding sequence ATGAACAAAGCAAAACTAAACAACAAATCACATAACATAATGGTGgctcaaaagaaaattgcTGGTGTCCTAGGTGCAACCGGGTCCGTTGGTCAACGTTTCATCTTATTATTGGCCGAACATCCAAGTTTCGAACTTAGAGTCTTGGGTGCATCTCCAAGATCCGCAGGtaagaaatatattgatgCAGTCAACTGGAAGCAAACTGATTTATTGCCAACTATGGCTGAAGATATCATTGTCACTGAATGTAAAtcagaatttttcaaagattgtGATATTGTCTTCTCTGGGTTAGATGCTGATTACGCTGGTGCcattgaaaaggaattcGTCGAAGCTGGTCTTGCCGTCGTCTCTAATGCCAAGAACTacagaagagaagaagacgTCCCATTATTGGTCCCTATCGTTAACCCAGAACATTTGGATATCGTTTCTAACAAGTTGGAAAAGGCAAAGAGTGAAGGTAAGTCTAAACCAGGGTTCATTGTCTGTATCTCCAATTGTTCCACCGCAGGTTTGGTTGCTCCATTGAAACCATTAGTGGAAAAATTCGGTCCAATTGATGCTTTGACTACTACTACTCTACAAGCCATCTCTGGTGCCGGGTTTTCACCAGGTGTCCCAGGTATCGATATCTTAGATAACATTATTCCATACATTGGTGGTGAAGAAGACAAGATGGAATGGGAAACCAAGAAGATCTTGGGTTCCATTGCAGAGGATAAGACTCACATTAAATTGTTAACTccagaagaaattaagGTTTCTGCCCAATGTAACAGAGTGGCTGTCTCTGATGGTCACACCGAATGCATCTCTCTTAGATTTAAAAATAGACCAGCTCCATCTGTCGATGCAGTTAAGCAATGTTTAAGAGATTACGTTTGTGATGCCTTCAAGTTGGGTTGTCATTCTGCTCCAAAGCAAACTATTCACGTCTTGGAACAAAATGACAGACCACAACCAAGATTGGACAGAAATAGAGACGCCGGTTACGGTGTTTCTGTTGGTAGAATTAGAGAAGACCCTGTTTTAGATTTCAAGATGGTTGTTTTATCTCATAACACCATCATTGGTGCTGCTGGTGCAGGTGTTTTAATTGCTGAAATCTTGTTGGCTAGAAATATGATCTAA
- the YCF1 gene encoding ATP-binding cassette glutathione S-conjugate transporter YCF1 (ancestral locus Anc_8.303) — protein MTSDFEAWICKACKSSEGFGPISFYGDFTQCFIDGVILNLASLFMLIFGTRQLIRLCTMKHPGVKYRRNWIIVSRISLVLLQICFTALSCLNLPHHKHKDFTVISQYTLTLLSLFVAVSLHWIEYHRCKVASSIVLFYWLFESVGNIAKVINFLIRHTYEDKWTFGHIVFIFTVFQSIVSVAVLLLEALPTKPLMPYQEIQEHLSRRKVNPYDTANIFSRITFSWMSELMQIGYKKYLMETDLYKLPESFNSSELSDKFEHNWEHQIKHKANPSLAWALLFTFGGKMILAALFKGIHDLMAFTQPQLLRILIKFVNDYNEEHKDDLDASFIMKYRHLPIVRGFMLGIAMFLVGFTQTSVLHQYFLNCFNTGMNIRSALTSVIYQKALVLSNEASATSSTGDIVNLMSVDVQKLQDMCQFIQLLWSAPFQVILCLVSLYKLLGKSMWVGVLILVIMIPINSYLVRVQKKLQKSQMTYKDERTRVISEMLNNIKSLKLYAWEVPYRQKLENVRNNKELKNLTKLGCYMALMSFQFNVVPFLVSCCTFAAFIYTENRPLTTDLVFPALTLFNLLHFPLMVIPNVLTMIIETSVSIGRLFSFLTNEELQKDAVQRLPKVTNIGDVAINVGDDATFLWQRKPEYKVALKNINFQAKKGELTCIVGKVGSGKSAMIQSILGDLFRVKGFATIHGNVAYVSQVAWIMNGTVKENILFGHKYDEDFYQKTIKACALTIDLAVLMDGDQTLVGEKGISLSGGQKARLSLARAVYSRADTYLLDDPLAAVDEHVARHLVEHVLGPNGLLHTKTKVLATNKVSVLSIADSVSLLENGEIVQQGTYDEIMKDDSSPLSKLITEYGKKSTDSTSNVTPSTSSSNIHEQSVPLEAELKELKKLEDMQLVTNEVQSLRRASDATLRSIDFGEDEDTARREHREQGKVNWKIYIEYAKACNPRNVLIFAFFVVLSMFLSVMGSVWLKHWSEINTKYGSNPHAARYLLIYFGLGCFSALSTLIQTIILWVYCTIRGSKYLHNLMTVAVLRAPMTFFETTPIGRILNRFSNDVYKVDSVLGRTFSQFFVNAVKVSFTIIVICFTTWQFIFIIIPLGVFYIYYQQYFLRTSRELRRLDSITKSPIFSHFQETLGGITTIRGYQQQHRFTHINQCRVDNNMSAFYPSVNANRWLAYRLETIGSLIILGAATLSVFRLRQGTLTAGMVGLSLSYALQITQSLNWIVRMTVEVETNIVSVERIKEYSDLKSEAPAVIEDHRPAETWPDEGDIKFEHYSTRYRPELDLILKDINVHIKPKEKVGIVGRTGAGKSSLTLALFRIIEASSGRIVIDNVPINEIGLYDLRHKLSIIPQDSQVFEGTVRENIDPTNEYTDEQIWNVLALSHLKDHIISMGDEGLNNQLTEGGNNLSVGQRQLLCLARALLVPSKILLLDEATAAVDVETDKVIQETIRTAFKDRTILTIAHRINTIMDSDRIIVLDNGTIKEFDSPEKLLENPSSLFYSLCQEAGLQNK, from the coding sequence ATCATAGATGTAAAGTGGCAAGCAGCATTGTTCTGTTCTACTGGTTATTCGAATCTGTTGGTAATATTGCCAAAGTgattaatttcttaattagACACACATACGAGGATAAATGGACTTTTGGTCACATCGTCTTTATTTTCACAGTATTCCAAAGTATTGTTTCTGTTGCTGTATTGTTATTGGAAGCACTACCTACAAAGCCATTGATGCcatatcaagaaattcaagaacacttatcaagaagaaaagtgAATCCTTATGATACCGCAAATATCTTTTCCAGAATCACCTTCTCGTGGATGTCTGAATTGATGCAAATTGGTtacaagaaatatttaatggAAACTGATTTATACAAATTACCAGAAAGCTTTAATAGTTCTGAATTATCTGATAAATTTGAACATAATTGGGAACACCAAATTAAACATAAAGCAAATCCTTCCCTAGCTTGGGCTTTACTTTTCACTTTTGGTGGTAAAATGATATTGGCGGCTTTATTTAAAGGTATTCACGATTTGATGGCTTTCACACAACCACAATTATTGAGAATTTTGATTAAATTTGTTAATGATTATAACGAGGAACATAAAGATGATTTGGATGCCTCTTTTATCATGAAATACCGTCATTTACCAATAGTTAGAGGTTTCATGCTTGGTATTGCTATGTTTTTAGTAGGGTTTACTCAAACTTCTGTTTTACATCAATACTTCTTGAATTGTTTTAATACAGGTATGAATATTAGAAGTGCATTAACTTCTGTCATTTACCAAAAGGCTCTTGTATTATCTAACGAGGCCTCTGCTACCTCGTCTACTGGTGACATTGTCAACTTAATGAGTGTGGATGTTCAGAAATTGCAAGACATGTgccaatttattcaattattaTGGTCTGCACCATTCCAAGTTATTTTATGTTTGGTTTCCCTTTATAAACTTTTAGGGAAATCAATGTGGGTTGGTGTCCTTATCCTAGTTATTATGATTCCTATCAATTCATATTTGGTAAGAgttcaaaagaaattacaaaagtCACAAATGACATACAAAGATGAGAGAACTCGTGTTATTAGTGAAATGTTGAATAATATCAAATCGTTGAAATTATACGCCTGGGAAGTTCCATACAGACAGAAGTTGGAGAACGTgagaaataataaagaattgaagaacttAACCAAATTAGGTTGTTACATGGCATTGATgagttttcaatttaatgtTGTCCCATTCTTAGTGTCTTGTTGTACATTCGCCGCCTTCATTTACACTGAAAATAGACCATTGACTACCGATTTAGTATTCCCAGCATTAACACTTTTCAATCTACTACACTTCCCATTGATGGTTATTCCAAACGTTTTGACTATGATTATAGAAACTTCAGTGTCTATCGGTAGATTGTTCTCCTTCTTAACCAACGAGGAATTGCAAAAGGATGCTGTACAACGTTTACCAAAGGTAACAAATATCGGCGATGTGGCTATCAATGTCGGTGATGATGCTACTTTCTTGTGGCAACGTAAACCAGAATACAAAGTTGCTTTGAAGAACATTAATTTCCAAGCCAAAAAGGGTGAATTGACATGTATCGTCGGAAAGGTCGGTAGTGGTAAGAGTGCAATGATTCAAAGTATATTAGGTGATCTATTCAGAGTGAAAGGGTTTGCCACCATTCATGGGAACGTTGCGTATGTCTCTCAAGTCGCCTGGATTATGAATGGTACTGtcaaagaaaatattttgttcgGCCataaatatgatgaagacTTTTATCAAAAGACGATCAAGGCTTGTGCTCTAACAATCGATTTGGCAGTATTAATGGATGGAGATCAAACTCTAGTTGGAGAAAAGGGTATTTCACTTTCTGGTGGTCAAAAGGCTCGTTTATCTTTGGCAAGAGCTGTTTACTCAAGAGCTGATACTTACTTACTAGATGACCCATTGGCAGCAGTCGATGAGCATGTTGCAAGACATTTGGTTGAACACGTCCTAGGTCCAAACGGTCTATTGCACACCAAGACCAAGGTTTTGGCAACAAATAAGGTGTCTGTTCTATCCATTGCCGATTCAGTTTCTCTTTTAGAAAATGGTGAAATTGTTCAACAAGGTACCTACGATGAAATTATGAAAGATGATTCATCCCCCTTAAGTAAGTTAATTACAGAATATGGTAAGAAATCTACTGATTCCACGTCTAATGTTACTCCTTCGACATCAAGTTCCAATATTCACGAACAAAGCGTCCCATTGGAAGCcgaattgaaagaattgaagaaattggaagatatgCAATTGGTCACAAACGAAGTTCAAAGTTTAAGAAGAGCAAGTGATGCTACTTTACGCAGTATTGACTTTGGTGAGGATGAAGATACAGCCAGAAGGGAACACCGTGAACAAGGTAAAGTTAATTGGAAGATCTATATCGAGTATGCCAAGGCTTGTAACCCTAGAAACGTCTTAATTTTTGCATTTTTCGTCGTCTTGTCCATGTTCCTTTCCGTGATGGGTAGTGTTTGGTTAAAACACTGGTCTGAAATCAATACAAAGTACGGAAGTAATCCCCACGCAGCTCGTTAtttacttatttatttcGGTTTAGGCTGTTTCTCTGCTTTGTCTACTTTAATCCAGACTATCATTCTATGGGTCTACTGTACTATTCGTGgttccaaatatttacacAATTTGATGACTGTTGCAGTGCTGAGAGCCCCAATGACCTTTTTTGAAACTACTCCAATTGGTCGTATTCTGAATAGGTTCTCCAACGATGTTTATAAAGTCGATTCAGTATTGGGTAGAACGTTCTCTCAATTCTTTGTGAATGCAGTTAAAGTTTCTTTCACGATTATCGTTATTTGTTTTACAACTTGGcaatttatcttcatcatcattccCTTAGGTGTGttctatatttattatcaacAATACTTCCTTAGAACATCAAGAGAATTACGTCGTTTGGATTCCATTACCAAATCTCCTATTTTCTCTCATTTCCAAGAAACATTGGGTGGTATTACCACAATTAGAGGttaccaacaacaacataGATTTACACATATTAACCAATGCCGTGTTGACAACAATATGAGTGCATTTTATCCATCTGTCAATGCAAACCGTTGGTTAGCATACAGATTGGAAACTATTGGTTCCCTTATTATCTTAGGTGCGGCAACCTTATCTGTTTTTAGATTGAGACAAGGGACGCTAACTGCAGGTATGGTTGGTTTATCTTTAAGTTATGCATTGCAAATTACACAGTCCTTAAACTGGATTGTTAGAATGACAGTCGAAGTAGAAACAAACATTGTTTCTGTCGaaagaataaaagaatattctGACTTGAAGAGCGAAGCACCAGCAGTAATCGAAGACCATAGACCAGCTGAAACATGGCCTGATGAAGGTGACATTAAATTTGAACATTATTCTACACGTTACAGACCTGAATTAGACTTAATCTTGAAGGACATTAATGTTCACATTAAACCCAAGGAAAAAGTCGGTATTGTGGGTAGAACTGGTGCTGGTAAGTCATCTTTAACATTGGCTTTATTTAGAATCATTGAAGCTAGCTCGGGTAGAATTGTCATCGACAATGTTccaattaatgaaattggtCTTTATGACTTAAGGCATAAACTATCAATTATTCCTCAAGATTCGCAAGTATTTGAGGGGACAGTTCGTGAAAATATAGACCCAACGAATGAATACACTGATGAACAAATTTGGAATGTATTAGCGTTATCACATCTAAAGGATCACATAATTTCAATGGGTGACGAAGGATTGAACAATCAATTGACAGAAGGTGGTAACAACTTAAGTGTGGGCCAAAGACAATTATTATGTCTAGCAAGAGCTCTGTTAGTCCCatcaaagattttattattggatGAAGCTACAGCCGCTGTGGACGTTGAAACTGACAAGGTTATTCAAGAAACGATTCGTACAGCTTTTAAGGATAGAACAATTTTAACTATTGCCCATAGAATAAACACCATTATGGACAGTGACAGAATAATAGTACTAGATAATGGTACGATTAAGGAGTTTGATTCACCCGAAAAGTTGTTGGAGAATCCTTCCTCTTTGTTTTACTCCTTATGTCAAGAAGCAGGTTTACAGAACAAATAA
- the NCAS0B03440 gene encoding uncharacterized protein (ancestral locus Anc_8.298) has product MIDTLPAEIVRHVASFLSQEDKVSLSYVSRTMYDLVIPKLYENLYISAYYYFPCDEPSLGTSYWSVLDFRYLEIAKTGGKIKDYDDERAANRKLATHKFKCLVDTLSSAPMKFCPLIKRVHMTWHVDSDLLLLFVKLLNKYGSSLKSFENFLSKDVMNFLIERQHPLESLTIAPPQVLPEESEVTEEYFITTRSLISHYNFDYLQNLNIPVYACTFFKKLDKPMAIRSLCLNLRPDTYNAEGPNIDGIHYYDIFDVNSLKELEILSWYNNKHIEDVYDLWNLRDFVAFTKIEDFSMFSLRTNNNFLKECLSNYGNLKRIKLDYLDPEVLSIAFLTEIARYDCAKSLTSIDINCEKKEPEPITSTFNFEINIMCKCEKCQETMESVIFKKYIGPHDSRKAVDYYDRERRDFLMQIYKCFPILPHSNLGKYPSIGFDARPLSNFVNNVNGILHRNCNDPKYVTASDVIKLYHLHLHSYRRTFDFFIQNFKALKFLTLNGLPTKIVEYDSKQRCNIPVFFVNGYKSNQIHEIVDDDSLFD; this is encoded by the coding sequence ATGATAGATACCCTCCCAGCTGAAATAGTCAGACACGTGGCATCCTTCCTCTCCCAAGAGGATAAGGTCTCATTATCGTATGTGTCCCGCACAATGTATGATTTGGTGATACCGAAGTTGTATGAAAATTTATACATTAGCGCCTACTATTACTTTCCTTGCGATGAACCATCATTAGGTACATCCTATTGGTCAGTACTAGATTTTAGGTACCTTGAGATTGCTAAGACCGGAGGTAAGATCAAAgattatgatgatgaacGTGCTGCAAATCGTAAGCTCGCAACTCATAAGTTTAAGTGCCTTGTAGATACACTATCTAGTGCACCAATGAAATTTTGTCCGCTTATTAAAAGAGTTCATATGACATGGCATGTAGACAGCGATTTATTACTTCTCTTCGTTAAACTACTAAATAAGTATGGAAGCAGCTTGAAGTCTTTTGAGAATTTCTTAAGCAAGGATGTTatgaatttcttaataGAGAGACAACACCCCTTGGAATCATTAACAATTGCACCACCTCAGGTGCTTCCTGAAGAATCAGAGGTTACTGAAGAGTATTTTATCACTACACGGTCCTTAATATCACattataattttgattatttgCAAAATTTAAACATACCTGTCTATGCCTGcactttcttcaagaaattagaTAAACCAATGGCAATTCGATCATTATGTCTCAACCTTCGACCTGACACATATAATGCCGAAGGCCCAAACATTGACGgtattcattattatgACATTTTTGACGTGAATTCTTTGAAGGAACTTGAAATTCTTTCCTGGTATAATAATAAGCACATTGAAGACGTTTATGACTTATGGAACCTACGAGACTTTGTAGCTTTTACTAAAATCGAAGATTTCTCAATGTTTTCTTTGCgaactaataataattttcttaaagAATGTCTTTCAAACTATGGAAATTTAAAGAGAATAAAACTTGATTATTTAGACCCAGAAGTTTTAAGTATTGCCTTTCTAACTGAAATTGCAAGATATGACTGTGCAAAGTCATTGACCTCAATTGATATTAATTGTGAAAAGAAAGAACCCGAACCAATTACGTCTACTTTTAATTTCGAAATCAACATCATGTGTAAATGTGAAAAATGTCAGGAGACAATGGAATCTGTcatattcaagaaatacATCGGGCCACATGATTCTCGGAAGGCAGTGGATTACTATGATAGGGAACGCAGAGATTTTCTTATGCAAATATATAAATGCTTCCCCATTTTACCGCATAGTAACTTAGGAAAATATCCATCGATTGGATTTGACGCAAGACCACTGAGTAATTTTGTTAACAATGTCAATGGAATACTGCATCGTAATTGTAATGACCCCAAATATGTGACAGCATCTGATGTTATAAAATTATACCATTTACATCTACATTCATACAGAAGGacttttgatttctttattcaaaatttcaaagctttgaaatttttaacCTTGAATGGACTACCAACAAAGATTGTGGAATATGATAGCAAACAAAGATGTAATATCCCAGTTTTCTTTGTCAATGGATATAAAAGTAATCAAATACatgaaattgttgatgatgattcattattcGATTAA
- the NCAS0B03460 gene encoding uncharacterized protein (ancestral locus Anc_8.301): protein MQISTIAALSALASIAAADSRSKDTKTTSETVSRSSKNPKTTTETVSHRTTTMVTITECSGNTCTAKTSPALVSTATLTIDNTITEVTTFCPISTTTVTSPTTVVPPPLTSEMTIFRNSTTSPPPTSRGTTVTSETTVVTPVTTPPVSTFTGGAMSNNALPYAGAIVAGAAALLL, encoded by the coding sequence ATGCAAATCTCAACTATCGCAGCCTTATCTGCTTTGGCATCCATTGCCGCTGCAGATTCTCGTAGCAAGGACACGAAGACAACTAGTGAAACTGTTTCTCGCAGCAGCAAGAACCCTAAGACAACAACTGAAACTGTTTCACACAGGACCACTACTATGGTTACTATTACTGAGTGTTCCGGCAATACCTGTACTGCCAAGACATCTCCAGCTTTAGTTTCTACTGCTACATTAACAATTGACAACACCATCACTGAAGTAACTACCTTTTGTCCAATTTCAACAACTACAGTTACCTCACCCACAACAGTGGTTCCTCCTCCGTTGACTAGTGAAATGACAATTTTCAGAAACTCCACTACTTCCCCACCTCCAACCTCCAGAGGTACTACTGTAACCTCTGAGACTACTGTGGTTACACCAGTTACTACCCCTCCAGTTAGTACTTTCACTGGTGGTGCAATGTCCAACAATGCTTTGCCATATGCAGGAGCAATTGTCGCAGGGGCTGCAGCTTTGTTGTTGTAG
- the MRX16 gene encoding Mrx16p (ancestral locus Anc_8.299), producing the protein MSNSNSPIILEGHFDPNIPQILPHDKMYKIQIGNKLFRISGASLSSDGPSYFTNYFSKLSESKKKRLDTDSSGKPSHEPATVNEILFIDRSADIFELIYQHLQGYFIDIKDERQYTMLFADALYYNLPRLRSILKEIDYYFTNVGGTSFKIAKNLFRRKGDSPNYFEMTSNSLYLDVEQLIVSRKLLRPPPHSPPYIPRSAEYLTDILALLGGASLNLDDERRESLLKECRYYRLLNLEQTLIKHRIQFNPMTNHEEIYINLKDMSKKSVKAPPMQDTSNLTDCFDGSSESGCLQLINNDSPEPATKKLKTNFSPQLWRILSYKRPFIDEYARDLIFQISTNECTLLFNKEKGLIHIDIIGETARRFITIFANILASNEIDLEKYKVILPTPNGINAIIKPDDKDTSQTTTQTHLVLPTCISKCDLQVNGSKCSSVRSLINDCNRNDQIIDFSDMSLLKHSLGLKLHILKIQCKLGINCGKLMLIAQKVDSFTGVQEYSKSVEYL; encoded by the coding sequence ATGTCGAACTCAAACTCTCCTATTATATTGGAAGGGCATTTCGATCCCAATATTCCACAAATTTTGCCGCACGACAAGATGTACAAGATTCAAATTGGCAATAAACTATTCAGAATCAGCGGTGCATCCTTAAGTTCAGATGGGCCCAGTTATTTTACgaattatttttcaaaactaAGTGAATCTAAAAAAAAACGGTTAGATACAGATAGTAGTGGTAAACCTTCCCATGAACCTGCTACTGTGAACGAAATCTTATTCATTGACAGGTCTGCCGACATATTCGAATTGATTTATCAGCACTTACAAGGTTATTTCATTGACATTAAAGATGAGAGGCAATACACAATGTTGTTTGCTGATGCTCTATATTATAATTTGCCAAGGTTAAGATCAATATTAAAAGAGATAGATTATTACTTTACCAATGTAGGTGGGACATCATTTAAGATTGCGAAGAACTTATTTAGAAGGAAAGGTGACTCtccaaattattttgaaatgacATCGAACTCTTTATATCTTGACGTGGAGCAATTAATCGTATCAAGGAAACTATTACGCCCACCACCTCACTCGCCTCCATATATCCCAAGATCTGCTGAATACTTAACTGATATTTTGGCGTTATTAGGTGGTGCATCTTTAAACcttgatgatgaaagaAGAGAATCATTGCTTAAAGAATGCCGTTATTATCGACTCTTGAATTTGGAACAGACTTTAATTAAGCATAGGATACAATTCAATCCAATGACCAACcatgaagaaatatatattaatcTAAAGGATATGAGTAAAAAATCCGTGAAGGCACCACCAATGCAGGATACTTCAAATTTAACCGACTGTTTTGATGGAAGTTCAGAAAGTGGTTGTCTTCAGCTCATTAACAACGATTCTCCTGAGCCAGCAAcgaagaaattgaaaactaACTTTTCACCTCAACTATGGAGAATTCTTAGTTATAAAAGACCctttattgatgaatatgCTCGCgatttaatatttcaaatttccaCAAATGAATGCACTTTACTCTTTAACAAAGAAAAGGGACTGATTCATATAGACATAATTGGTGAAACTGCGCGACGCTTCATAACAATATTTGCAAACATTCTGGCTAGTAATGAGATTGATCTGGAGAAGTATAAGGTTATATTACCTACTCCTAATGGGATCAATGCAATAATTAAACCTGATGATAAAGACACCTCTCAAACGACGACACAAACGCATCTTGTTTTGCCTACCTGTATTTCTAAATGTGATCTCCAAGTGAATGGATCCAAATGCAGCAGTGTACGCTCTCTAATCAATGATTGTAATAGAAATGATCAAATCATTGATTTTTCAGATATGAGTCTTCTAAAACATTCACTTGGTTTGAAACTTCATATACTGAAAATACAATGTAAATTAGGGATAAATTGTGGTAAACTTATGCTAATTGCCCAAAAAGTAGACTCATTCACAGGGGTGCAAGAATACAGTAAATCTGTAGAATATCTATAA
- the RPA14 gene encoding DNA-directed RNA polymerase I subunit RPA14 (ancestral locus Anc_8.337) — protein MFKGTRRAAFNQSTPLNTPVVIHTTAQPQHVNKDDVLKFLDKFITEKENLIQNSTVALGSAEGTAAVGGDAATALLSIDTTLSSSLSQLKRLQRDFKGLPPASMIAESVSSETNKESTGESSVTKSVTGGTKKTFSDEE, from the coding sequence ATGTTCAAGGGCACTAGAAGAGCAGCTTTCAACCAATCCACACCTCTGAATACCCCAGTGGTTATTCACACCACCGCGCAACCACAACATGTCAACAAGGATGACGTTCTGAAATTCCTCGATAAATTCATCACAGAGAAGGAAAATCTAATACAGAACAGTACAGTGGCCCTGGGCTCGGCAGAAGGTACAGCCGCTGTCGGGGGTGATGCTGCCACCGCATTGCTCAGTATAGACACCACTTTATCCAGCTCATTATCGCAATTGAAGAGATTACAGAGAGATTTCAAAGGTTTGCCTCCTGCTTCAATGATCGCCGAATCTGTATCCAGTGAAACAAACAAGGAAAGTACTGGCGAAAGTTCAGTGACAAAGAGTGTCACTGGAGGAACAAAGAAAACATTCAGCGATGAggaataa